A genomic segment from Sorangium aterium encodes:
- a CDS encoding UPF0262 family protein codes for MPVHAIRIEERLWSSASPLRRQEWRTITADIVSGEPPWPSREPCTLVAGCDDRDLHFVFTASSLPVDALALARADVAPLVGEYVGLIRKLSGDDLYPAHIEPLDMAKRVLHDAGAGRIGALLPDLSPSFETRRRFFSLVVSLLVDTTRLGPLPAHQHDRRRTR; via the coding sequence ATGCCCGTCCATGCCATCCGAATCGAAGAGCGCCTCTGGTCGAGCGCGTCGCCGCTCCGCAGGCAGGAGTGGCGCACGATCACGGCCGATATCGTCTCCGGCGAGCCGCCCTGGCCCTCGCGCGAGCCCTGCACCCTCGTCGCCGGTTGCGACGACAGGGACCTCCACTTCGTCTTCACCGCGAGCTCCCTCCCGGTGGACGCGCTCGCCCTCGCGCGGGCGGACGTCGCGCCGCTCGTGGGCGAGTACGTGGGCCTCATCAGAAAGCTCTCCGGGGACGACCTCTACCCCGCCCACATCGAGCCCCTCGACATGGCCAAGCGCGTCCTCCACGACGCCGGCGCAGGGCGGATAGGCGCCCTCCTCCCCGACCTGAGCCCGAGCTTCGAGACGCGCCGCCGCTTCTTCTCGCTCGTCGTCTCGCTCCTCGTCGACACGACGCGGCTCGGCCCGCTTCCAGCGCATCAGCATGATCGAAGGCGCACGCGGTAG
- a CDS encoding carbohydrate binding domain-containing protein, translating to MATRRAAWMCAAWMLTAGGCTTLVGLDDSYHLEGAGGEAGAGAGGEAGAGGDAGTGGGEVDVPTDVELIDDMEDGDSAIDEAGGRVGYWYSFNDGTGTQTPPVYSEENPVGFIPETLAEPRGESTMAMHTFGSGFTEWGAGFGFALNGPDGGRLAYDASAYSGIVFWAKLGDAGAATTMKVNITDKTSDPAGGICDESGEDVANPCFDDWSTTTHLGAEWAPVVIPFEEFARGGEGAEPTAEPIDLTGLFAIEFGFTQGEDFDVYIDDVGFYP from the coding sequence ATGGCGACGAGGCGTGCAGCATGGATGTGCGCGGCGTGGATGCTCACAGCCGGTGGATGCACCACGCTCGTGGGGCTGGACGATAGCTACCACCTGGAAGGAGCGGGTGGCGAGGCCGGCGCGGGCGCTGGCGGCGAGGCCGGCGCGGGCGGCGACGCGGGCACGGGCGGGGGCGAGGTCGACGTCCCCACGGACGTCGAGCTGATCGACGACATGGAAGACGGCGACAGCGCCATCGATGAGGCCGGTGGCAGGGTCGGCTACTGGTACAGCTTCAATGACGGGACGGGCACGCAGACTCCCCCGGTCTACTCGGAAGAGAATCCCGTCGGGTTCATCCCGGAGACGCTCGCGGAGCCGCGCGGCGAGAGCACGATGGCGATGCACACGTTCGGATCCGGCTTCACCGAGTGGGGCGCGGGGTTCGGCTTCGCGCTGAACGGCCCCGACGGGGGCCGGCTCGCCTACGACGCGTCGGCGTACAGCGGCATCGTGTTCTGGGCCAAGCTCGGCGACGCGGGCGCGGCGACGACGATGAAGGTCAACATCACGGACAAGACCTCGGACCCCGCGGGCGGGATCTGCGATGAATCGGGAGAGGACGTGGCCAATCCGTGCTTCGACGACTGGTCAACCACCACGCACCTCGGCGCGGAGTGGGCCCCGGTCGTTATCCCCTTCGAGGAGTTCGCGCGCGGTGGTGAAGGCGCCGAGCCAACCGCCGAGCCCATCGACCTCACAGGGCTCTTCGCGATCGAGTTTGGGTTCACCCAAGGGGAAGATTTCGACGTCTATATCGACGACGTCGGCTTCTACCCATGA
- a CDS encoding DUF1993 domain-containing protein yields the protein MTISMYQASVPVLVRMLGNLSAILTKAAAYAEAKKIEPRVLLDARLAPDMLSLTRQVQIATDSAKGCGARLAAVDLPKYEDNEASFDELQARIAKTVAFLKSLRPEQIDGSEDRDVSIPARDQTLQFKGLVYLLNFVLPNFYFHVTTAYAILRHNGLDIGKMDFLGAR from the coding sequence ATGACGATCTCGATGTATCAAGCCTCGGTCCCGGTGCTCGTCAGGATGCTCGGCAACCTCTCGGCGATCCTCACCAAGGCCGCCGCGTATGCCGAGGCGAAGAAGATCGAGCCTCGCGTCCTGCTCGACGCGCGCCTCGCCCCGGACATGCTCTCGCTCACGCGCCAGGTGCAGATCGCCACCGACTCGGCCAAGGGCTGTGGAGCGCGGCTGGCGGCCGTGGACCTGCCGAAGTACGAGGACAACGAGGCCAGCTTCGACGAGCTACAGGCCCGCATCGCCAAGACTGTCGCGTTCCTGAAAAGCCTCCGGCCCGAGCAGATCGACGGCTCCGAGGACCGCGATGTCTCCATCCCGGCGCGCGACCAGACGCTGCAGTTCAAGGGCCTTGTTTACCTGCTGAACTTCGTGCTGCCCAACTTCTATTTCCACGTGACGACCGCCTACGCGATCTTGCGCCACAACGGCCTCGACATCGGCAAGATGGACTTCCTGGGCGCCCGCTAA